The sequence AGCGAATGATCTGCTGGCGCTCGGGTTGGCAGTTGTGCTATCCTCCAGGTATGTGGTGCTCATACGGCGTTCTGAAGTGTTGTTGTTTTATTGCCGCCGCTGTGTGAGCTGACTTCGGTCATTTCCATTTTCCCCTAAACAAATGAATCAGCTCCCGCAGCGGGGCCATTGTGTGCCGGAAACGTACGTTCCGCACAGGTTCTTAATTTCAGGAGGATTCCATGGACCAACAAGATAATCTGACAAACACCCACCACCGGGTCCTTATTCTGGGTGGCGGGACGGCAGGCATCATAACGGCCAGCCACCTTCGCCGGGCCGGCCAGGATGGGATTGCAATCATCGAGCCCTCGGCGCAGCACTTCTATCAACCTCTTTGGACTTTGGTAGGCGCCGGCGTGGTCCCCAGGGAGACCACCGTCCGCGGCGAAGGCGACTACATTCCGCAAGGCGTCCGATGGCTCCGTGACCGCGTGGTGGAGGTTGACCCCGAACGCCAGGCGGTACGAACCGCCTCTGGCGCGACCATCACTTACGATTTCCTGGTTGTCGCGGCCGGCATTCAGCTCAACTGGGACGCGATCCCGGGCCTGCGGCAGGCCATTGAACGCGGCGAGGCCTCCAGCAATTACAACTATGACCTTGCACCCAGAACCTGGGACCTGATCAGGAATTTCAAGGGTGGAACGGCACTGTTCCACATGCCGGGCGGCCCCATCAAGTGCCCGGGCGCGCCGCAGAAGATCATGTATCTGGCCGCAGACCACTTCCGACGCAAGGGCATCCTCCGCAGCGCCAGAGTGATATACGGCTCGGCGACGGGCTCGATTTACGGCGCCAAAGACTACGCTGCCGTACTGGACCGCGTCGTTGCGCGTTACGGAATTGAAACGCACTTCAATCACGAACTGGTGGAAGTGCTGCCGGAAAAGAAGGAAGCGATTTTCCGGCTGAAGAACGGGGCCGAAGGCGAGCGGACCACCATTCCGTACGACTTTCTGCACGTGGTGCCTCCGCAAAGCGCACCCGATTTTATCCGCCAGAGCGCGTTGGCCGATCCCAACAACCCGCAGGGCGGCTGGGTAAAGGTGAACAAACTCACCTTGCAGCACGTGGATTATCCCAACGTGTTTGCGCTGGGTGACGTGGCCAACACGCCCAATGCCAAGACGGGGGCCGCGGTGGCACACCAGGCCCCGGTGGCCGCCGCAAATCTTCTTGCGGTCATCAGAGGCAAGGAGCCGGTGGCCCACTATGACGGATATATCGCCTGCCCCATTGTCACCGCCTACGGGCGTATGCTGCTGTGCGAACTCGACTACAGCGGCAAGCCGGCGCCGCGCATTCCGGTCATCAATACCTTCAAGGAACGGTATGACATGTGGCTTCTGAAACGCTACGGCCTGCCCTGGCTTTATTGGAACGTGTTGCTGCCCGGAAAGAAAACGCCTTTCCTCGACGAGCGGAAAGCCACCGACGCGTTGCAGCAGGAGAGCCTGGCTCTGCCATAATGCGAACTCGCCGGCCTCGTGCCTAAGGTCCCTCCTCGCGGGCTCCCGGGGCCCGTTATGCGAACCTTGCGCCTTGGAGGGACCTCCGCGTTTAAGCGCGAGTGCCGTTGGACGAAACTCTCGTTTCCTTATCCCGCACATGGCGCATCGCCACAGCCGGGTCCCGTTGCGTTTTGCCTCCACGAGTGATATACAATCGGAAATATTCCAGGACCCCGGAAAAAGATGAGGGGCGGCCATGGCTCTGCTCTTATGCCGTGGACCTTCACGGCAAGCAGGTTCTGCTTTCCGAGCGCCGCCGGCCAGGGGGTCCGGGCAAACGCAGGCAAACTGCCTCGTAAGCCTGAAGCAAGGAGGGACCTGTTCATCATGGCAAAGCAAGTTTTTTCACGCCGCGAGTTCATGCGGTCTTCAGCGGGAGCTGGCATGGCCCTGTCGGTGCCGCCTTATTTAATGGATCCGGGGAGAACGAGCGCGTCTCAGCCGCCGTCGCCCACTGACACTGTCCGCTTTGGCATGGTTGGTATCGGGATGGAAGGCTCCGGAGTGCTGGAAACATCGGTCAGCCTTCCGGGTGTCGAGTGCGTGGCTGCCTGTGACCTGTATGATGGCCGGCACACGCTCGCCAACGAAATCATCAACGGAGCGACCGGCAAGACGGTGCCAACCACCCGCCGCTATCAGGACCTGCTCGGCAACAAAGAGATTGATGCCGTGGTGGTTGCCGTCCCCGACCACTGGCACGCGAAGATCATCATGGATGCCTGCAACGCCGGCAAGGACGTCTATTGCGAAAAGCCGATGACCCACAAGCTCGAAGAGGGATTTGAGATCATCGAGGCGGCGCAGAAGAACAACCGCATTGTACAGATTGGAAGCCAGCGCCGGAGTTCTATTCACTTCGCAAAAGCCAAGGAGCTCATCGGGCAGGGCGCCATCGGCGACGTCTGGCTGGTGGAAGCCATCCTGGGCCGCAATTCTCCCTGCGGGGCGTGGGTGTATCCTCCTCCTCCCGGCCTCTCGCCCGAAAACCTCGACTGGGAAACGTGGCTTGGCGATGCGCCAAAGCGTCCGTTTGATCCCATCCGCTTCGCGCGCTGGCGGGCTTTCGAAGACTACGGTGAAGGCCTGCCGGGCGATCTCTTTGTTCACACTCTAACGGGAATCCACTACGTGATGGGCCTCGATGCTCCGCCCCAGCGGGCGCAAACCTACGGCGGGCTTTATTACTGGAAAGACGGGCGCGATTTTCCGGATTTGATGACCACGCTTTACGAGTACCCGACCCTGCGAGCCGCGGTCCTGATGACACAAATGACGGATATAACGGAAGTGACCCGCTTCCACGGCACCAGGGGGACCATCGAGGTGTATGGTGATGGCGACCGTTTGACCGTGGCCCCCCAGGACGGCAAAGATCACGAACCCTGCTACTACGATTCGAGCTTTCCCGCGCAGATGCGCGCCCGCTACGAAAAGGAGTGGCGCCGAGGGAACGAATCGAAGCTGGAAACTGCCAGGCCTGTCGAGGCACAAGCCTCATACAGCTATCCGCAGGGTTACAGTGAATTTCGGCACCACCTCTGGAACTTTTTCGAATCAGTGCGGACCCGGCGCCCCTCGGTGGAAGACGCCGTCTTCGGCAATAACACCTCGATTGGCTGCCACATGGCCAATTATTCATACTTTCATAAATCCGCCGCGGTTTGGGACGCCGCCAGCAAAACCATAACCGCGTAGGGGCGGCAACCAAGCCGGCGTGAGATGAGACCCATGGGCGGGACCAGCGCACAATGGCTTTACCGGGCCCCGCGGGCGTTAGGCATAGCGTACGCCGTCTTCATCAGCCTCTTTGCGCTCGACGTATTTGAAGCAGGCCTTCCCCTCGCAGAGCAGCTCCGGGCACTTGCCATTCACCTCGTTCCCACTGGCATTATTCTCATCAATCTGGCTATCGCCTGGAAGTGGGAGCGGCTGGGTTCGGCGGGATTCTTCACGCTCGGTCTGCTGTACCTGTCGATCACCCGGTTCCGATTCCCAGTCCTGGCATACTGCGCCATCAGCGGGCCAGCTTTTCTGATCAGTCTGCTCTTCCTGGCAAATTGGTTTTGGCTGCGAGGGCCACGACGGATGCGCTAGCTGACTAGCTTATGGCCCATTTCGTTCGCCTTCGCCCTGCCTTCACCGCGGCCATCCACGCGGCCAATTTCGCGGCTCGGGCCTCTGGAACTCAGGGCCATCCACTCCCGCGCGTTGCCAAACTAGCCTAAGTCACACACCTTGCGGGCGTTAAACGCCATATCAGCACAGAAGAGCATCCTGAACTAATTCTCTGATTATTATGTAGTTAACATGGTCATCAGGCTTAATCTGAGCCAGATTGAGGCAATCACCCGATTGTTAGATTTGTAGCCTCGAATTACTTTGGCGATAGGGGTCTCACTTTCTAACGTTAATCATTTCGACACTGCGGAGCGCACGGCGCGCAAGGCACGTATAGGCGCCTCTTTCTGCGGAGAAAGAACAGAGGTCGATATGAAAAAGCTGATTATGGGTTGCACAGTGGCGGCCCTTACCATGCTCTCCTCTCCGTCAGAGGGGATACCGGGAAGCATCAACTCGCTAAGCTGGCCTTCTATTGTCGAAAGCCGCCAGTTCGGAATTGCAAGCTGGTACGGAGTCGAGTTCCAGGGCTTAGAGACTGCCAGCGGACCGCCCTTCGATATGAACGCCATGACCTGTGCCCATCGCGACTTGCCTTTGGGCACTCTGATCAGAGTGACCGATCTTGTGAATTTGAGGTCAGTGATTCTGAAGATCAATGACCGTGGGCCGTATGTCGGTAACCGTGTGCTTGACGTCAGCCGGGCCGCCGCAAAACGTCTGGGGTTTCTCGGCGCAGGTCTGGCCCCCGTCCGGATCGATGTCGTCAGGCTGCCCCGGCATTGCATCACCATCCGGCCCGGACCGGCCCTCGTTGCCTCGGTCACGAAACCATCGAAGCCGTAGGCCGTCGCGATACAAATCCCGCTGTCGCCGCCCCCCTTCCCTTTTTGCGGCGAAGGCCCTGGACGTGCGCAAAACATTTCGCCGCAATGTCTGGGTGACGAGGAATAGAGATTCGTCCGCCCTCCCGCGAAGCAACGCTTGCCTTGCAAGTTGACATTGGCCCCGAGATCGGGTAAAAAGAGATTTCCAAATCATTCCAGGGACAATGCAGGGGCAGCGGGAGGGGGAAGAGTGGCGAGCTCTCACCTGGCGGTCCAGAAAGAATCGCCGGCCGGGTTACCCGACGGCATGACCAACACTCACGTGAGGAAGCGGGTCAGGAAGCTCCGCATCCTTAAGGGGTGGACGCAACGCGAACTGGCGCATGCGGCAGGAATTTCCGCCGGCTCCCTCGGCTGCCTCGAAACTGGCTTTTACCGCTTTAATCTGGACACTCTGCAAAAAATCATTGGCGCCCTGGGCGTGGGGATTGCGGATGTGTGGCCATCAAACGCGGACAACGGCCGCGTGGAGGTCAGCCGTCCGCCGCAGGAGGCGGGAAACCAGGTCCATTTCTTCCGGCTGGCTGAGGTCCATTCGCTGACCGGAGCGGACGCATCCTGCCTTTTCGCCAGCAGGCTGAGGCTGCGAACCGCCGGGGAAAATCCGGAGCCCGAACTTCGGGCGCTTTACACGCTCCGCCTGGAAGACAAGGAAAGATGGTGGCTCTGCCAGCAGCTGATCGAGGGAAAGGCCACGAATCCCTGGGTCACCTGTATTCACCGTGAAAACGACTGGGCGCTGT comes from Acidobacteriota bacterium and encodes:
- a CDS encoding NAD(P)/FAD-dependent oxidoreductase; protein product: MDQQDNLTNTHHRVLILGGGTAGIITASHLRRAGQDGIAIIEPSAQHFYQPLWTLVGAGVVPRETTVRGEGDYIPQGVRWLRDRVVEVDPERQAVRTASGATITYDFLVVAAGIQLNWDAIPGLRQAIERGEASSNYNYDLAPRTWDLIRNFKGGTALFHMPGGPIKCPGAPQKIMYLAADHFRRKGILRSARVIYGSATGSIYGAKDYAAVLDRVVARYGIETHFNHELVEVLPEKKEAIFRLKNGAEGERTTIPYDFLHVVPPQSAPDFIRQSALADPNNPQGGWVKVNKLTLQHVDYPNVFALGDVANTPNAKTGAAVAHQAPVAAANLLAVIRGKEPVAHYDGYIACPIVTAYGRMLLCELDYSGKPAPRIPVINTFKERYDMWLLKRYGLPWLYWNVLLPGKKTPFLDERKATDALQQESLALP
- a CDS encoding Gfo/Idh/MocA family oxidoreductase: MAKQVFSRREFMRSSAGAGMALSVPPYLMDPGRTSASQPPSPTDTVRFGMVGIGMEGSGVLETSVSLPGVECVAACDLYDGRHTLANEIINGATGKTVPTTRRYQDLLGNKEIDAVVVAVPDHWHAKIIMDACNAGKDVYCEKPMTHKLEEGFEIIEAAQKNNRIVQIGSQRRSSIHFAKAKELIGQGAIGDVWLVEAILGRNSPCGAWVYPPPPGLSPENLDWETWLGDAPKRPFDPIRFARWRAFEDYGEGLPGDLFVHTLTGIHYVMGLDAPPQRAQTYGGLYYWKDGRDFPDLMTTLYEYPTLRAAVLMTQMTDITEVTRFHGTRGTIEVYGDGDRLTVAPQDGKDHEPCYYDSSFPAQMRARYEKEWRRGNESKLETARPVEAQASYSYPQGYSEFRHHLWNFFESVRTRRPSVEDAVFGNNTSIGCHMANYSYFHKSAAVWDAASKTITA
- a CDS encoding septal ring lytic transglycosylase RlpA family protein codes for the protein MKKLIMGCTVAALTMLSSPSEGIPGSINSLSWPSIVESRQFGIASWYGVEFQGLETASGPPFDMNAMTCAHRDLPLGTLIRVTDLVNLRSVILKINDRGPYVGNRVLDVSRAAAKRLGFLGAGLAPVRIDVVRLPRHCITIRPGPALVASVTKPSKP
- a CDS encoding XRE family transcriptional regulator → MASSHLAVQKESPAGLPDGMTNTHVRKRVRKLRILKGWTQRELAHAAGISAGSLGCLETGFYRFNLDTLQKIIGALGVGIADVWPSNADNGRVEVSRPPQEAGNQVHFFRLAEVHSLTGADASCLFASRLRLRTAGENPEPELRALYTLRLEDKERWWLCQQLIEGKATNPWVTCIHRENDWALFLCLKNPSMEPWIEKLIRCYLSDWISALSS